Below is a window of Clostridia bacterium DNA.
ATAAAATGTAAATTGCAAAAAACATTAAAAAACATTGCAAAAAATGTAATTTCGTGATAAGATAGTAAAAAAGGGGATGGGAAAATGGAAAAACATGCCTATTGCAAGTATGCGGACGAGCAAATTCTATTTAAATATGAAAAAACGGAAAACTGTGCAGGGGAGCAGTTTAATGCCCATTCCCATGCGGTTTTTGAGTTTTTGCTGATTTTGCAGGGGGATGTGCAGTATACGGTGCGGGGCAAGGAATACCGTTTACAAAAAAACGATTTTGTGATTACAAGAGCCTCTGAAATGCATCGCATCAATCCCGTAAAGCATTCGACTTATGAGCGGTATAACGTATTGTTTGACGAAAAGAGATTGCCTTTTGATATTCTGGAAAAACTGCCTGCCGATACCGATGTGGTGCATCTGCATCATGCAGGTGCGGTTTTATCGGTGTTTGAGAAAATGCGGGACTGTGCAGAAAATGCCGACGAGGATTTGCAAAAGCTGATGCTTATGGGGCTGATGCAGGAATTGGTGGCAACCGTTTTGCTGGCAACCCGTCAGGAGCATAAAAAGGTCAGCCGAACGCCTGCAAATAACCCGGCATACGAGGCGGTGCGGTATATTGAAAACCATTTTGAAACGATAAAGGATATTGACGAGATTGCAAATGCCCTGTATATTACCAAAAGCCATTTGCATCATCTGTTTATCAGGCACATGGGCATCAGTCCAAAAAAATACATTGTGTCCCGCAGACTTTCTGTGGCAGAAAAGGAGATTTATGAGGGGGCAAAACCTACGGAAATTTACGAAAAATACGGTTTTTCGGATTATTCTGCTTTTTACCGTGCCTATAAAAAACAATTCGGCAAAAGCCCTGCCGACAAAACCGCCCTCTATTTCGGGGCAGAAGAATTATATTAAAAAACAAAAACACCAAGGTGTTTCCTTGGCGTTTTTTGCTTAGTATGCACATTTCTGACAGGGAGTGA
It encodes the following:
- a CDS encoding helix-turn-helix transcriptional regulator: MEKHAYCKYADEQILFKYEKTENCAGEQFNAHSHAVFEFLLILQGDVQYTVRGKEYRLQKNDFVITRASEMHRINPVKHSTYERYNVLFDEKRLPFDILEKLPADTDVVHLHHAGAVLSVFEKMRDCAENADEDLQKLMLMGLMQELVATVLLATRQEHKKVSRTPANNPAYEAVRYIENHFETIKDIDEIANALYITKSHLHHLFIRHMGISPKKYIVSRRLSVAEKEIYEGAKPTEIYEKYGFSDYSAFYRAYKKQFGKSPADKTALYFGAEELY